The Parambassis ranga chromosome 13, fParRan2.1, whole genome shotgun sequence genome contains the following window.
ATTAGTGATTTGAATCATTATTGCGCCTGGTAACCCAATCTACCTGGTGTGATATCAGACAAAACTGTCAGCTCGTTTTTTAATGATCGTTTAATGAATCAGAGTTTTTTAAAGATGTGGACTCAGGCTACTGTCTACCACCTTTAGAAAGAACATCTTCTGTGAGCTGAATCCAGGAGCACAATTCTAATTTGTATttcctgtaaaaacaggagGAATGGTTGAGACTTTAAGTGACTGCTGGTTAAATGTAGCCCTCGTGGACTGCATTCAGTCACTGTGTTACACGTGTTTTGTTGTCTGATAATAGAAATAGCAAAGTATTGACATTATAAACAACtctagaataaaaaaaaatacaggtgtCATTCCTGCTCAATCTCATCTGAACCACCTTAGTTCAGATCCTCTTAGCTGAGTTAGCATTACACTCTGATGCTTTAAGATGTTATTAATGCAAATGATTCTTACGTGCCAAAGGGTGAAGTTTCATCTGGTAAATCCAAAGCCACGGCCATGAAGGTTTTCTTCATCCTGGGGTTGGGGACAAAGCCGACGTCTGCTGTTTGGTGCCAGCGTATATTTGGGAAGCCGTCATCTGTGGAGTACTTTTTGTAGGTGGACAGCTGCACATACAGAGGAAACATTCCTCAGATGTGAAGTACAGAAACTGCCTATGCTATGTTTATTTTAGTAGTAGATGTGCCACCCAAACACACTCAGAGGGGCCGTCTGCCCCTCTGAGCCCTGGTGAAAGGCCATTCTCCAGTCATCAATCATGGCAGGGAAGGAGCAGTTGTACTTGTCTTGATGATAATCTGCATTTTGCTCACCTGACAGATGGAAAGTGTgtaactaaacacacacacatttgattcCTGTGTAATAGCTCTCCTTACCTTGGTACCAGATGGCTCCGTAGATGGTCATATTGAGCAGTGGGTGGATCATTGCATTCCACAAAACTGAGTTTCTGACTTTAGGGCTGACAGATTGTGACAAAGCAACAGAAAGCAGTGACTTGGATTAAATTTTCCAAACATATATATCTGACTTTGAGTTAGGTGGACTGTGCTGTCTTTGTATCCTTACCTGTCTGTGTATTTTTCCAGTCCACACCGCTGAAGGGCTCTTGAAGATGACCAGGCTTCAACAGGTGTGCCTCCCCAGCAGGACTGCACCAGGCCTATAGGGTACTTCAACTTCTCATACATGTAACGTCCGAAGAGCCAGCACACTGCTGAAAACTCTGCCACAACACCTGGAAATAACACGCTTCATTCAAGTAATTCatagcaaacacagacacacacaacaaatcaGCAAGCTTCAATTTAAGGACCGATCAATTACTCAAAGCAAATCCTTAAGGGATACATTTATTGTAAAAACAAGTCTATCAATACATAAAGGAGTCATCATCTTACTGGCTGTGGGCACAGACCAGGGGAGCTCCACTTTAATCAGATCAGTTAGCTCAGATTCACTCAGGTTCAAGGCTGCCATAAAGGTCCTCACATGGGGATACTTGGCTGCCAGGGTCAGCTCTTCTGATGCATTGAATATCTGTCAGAGAAGGAGTACTTTAGCAGAAGTGTCTCACTGCGTTAAAGTGATGTTCTATGCTGGCTCAGCACACCTGAGAGGTTTTAAAGTACATGTTGCTCTGCCCTCCACACAGCCAGATGTCTCCAAACAGCACGTCGGTCAGAGTAGCTGTGCAGCCCTGAAAGGCTGCTGTCACATTGTAGGGACCTCCAGCATCAACTGGATCAAGTGTGACTCGCCAAATACCTGTCAAAAATGTCAATGGACATGGGTTGTAATAAGATGGAGAAAACAATACGCACTAAAAATGATACATGCGTAAAACTGCTGGAACTTCCAGTCCACTGCCTCTAAAACAAAAGTGGAGCTCCTGTCAGCATCACTCACTTTGACCTCTGCCTCCATTCAGTACCCTGCATATGTCAGGATACAGTTCACATCTGGGAACATCTTGCTGTATTTACCTTTTGTCACAGTGACTGCTGAGGGTTTGTGGTTTATTGGTCCTGTCACAAACAGGGTGACCTGGGCGCCCTCAGGTCCGTACCCCCACACCACAGCTCTCTCTGGAGACTTCTGCAGCACCATGTGGTCTCCATAGTAAGAGGCAAAGCGCAACGttccatttacacacacatcgGAGCCTATATAGCAGTCAagaggaaataaacaaacaaacaaataataaataaaatattaagcaAACATCACAcggaaataaaaa
Protein-coding sequences here:
- the siae gene encoding sialate O-acetylesterase — translated: MAVVDRGFQLVINAGCLVVMAFILCVVFILLASVHDSGSDVCVNGTLRFASYYGDHMVLQKSPERAVVWGYGPEGAQVTLFVTGPINHKPSAVTVTKGIWRVTLDPVDAGGPYNVTAAFQGCTATLTDVLFGDIWLCGGQSNMYFKTSQIFNASEELTLAAKYPHVRTFMAALNLSESELTDLIKVELPWSVPTASVVAEFSAVCWLFGRYMYEKLKYPIGLVQSCWGGTPVEAWSSSRALQRCGLEKYTDSPKVRNSVLWNAMIHPLLNMTIYGAIWYQGEQNADYHQDKYNCSFPAMIDDWRMAFHQGSEGQTAPLRMFPLYVQLSTYKKYSTDDGFPNIRWHQTADVGFVPNPRMKKTFMAVALDLPDETSPFGTIHPRDKQDVAYRLTLGARAVAYNEEGVHFLGPFPIQILVNNMDISVTYDQAISVTLSKDVFEVCCSDIKAVCGFKSRWVPAHILQTGLTSIQVFATLCQTSDEVAALRYAWKDWPCDFKACPVYSSSRVLPAPPFIINRYPEKEDVWKS